A single region of the Candidatus Palauibacter scopulicola genome encodes:
- a CDS encoding alpha-hydroxy acid oxidase — protein sequence MKKGRRHIRGVVRTALLWALAGAFVGAVIEILADTLPGGLPMASLVDIWPPVLAILGLAGGTLFAALFGVSEVSMLKTLRSVVRFRKLELDPVARRLGRCASVEDLREVARRRLPRGVFGYIDGAAEDERTQARNCNAFHRLEFRPRVLRDVTNVDPGVTVLGRRHPLPLILAPTGFSRIADSEGELAVARAAARAGITYSLSTLGTRSIEEVAAVSSGPRWFQVYVWKDRGLVAELVERARESGYEALLLTVDVAVLGRRERDVRLGFTLPPQLGLDTFIDGIRKPGWTWDFLTSEPIVFSSAVSRDAAGGARGVDAMGLAQYVNEQFDPKLAWDDVEWLRSIWDGPIVIKGIQTVEDAVLAAEAGAEGIVISNHGGRQLDDAPPTLELLQPVADAVGDRLDVLIDGGVRRGSDIAKAVALGAKACLAGRAYFYALGAGGERGVDLVLKWFDEGFRRTMALLGARTVSEINPETVRWRDR from the coding sequence GTGAAGAAGGGGCGACGACACATCCGCGGGGTCGTCCGCACGGCCCTCCTGTGGGCCCTCGCCGGAGCGTTCGTCGGGGCGGTCATAGAGATCCTCGCCGACACGCTGCCGGGGGGACTCCCCATGGCGTCCCTCGTCGACATCTGGCCGCCGGTGCTCGCCATCCTCGGCCTTGCCGGCGGGACGCTCTTCGCCGCCCTGTTCGGAGTGTCGGAGGTCTCCATGCTGAAGACGCTGCGCTCCGTCGTCCGCTTCAGGAAGCTCGAACTGGACCCCGTGGCGCGCCGGCTCGGCCGCTGCGCGAGCGTCGAGGATCTGCGGGAGGTCGCCCGGCGCCGGCTCCCGCGCGGCGTGTTCGGCTACATCGACGGGGCGGCGGAGGACGAGCGCACCCAGGCGCGGAACTGCAACGCCTTCCACCGACTCGAGTTCCGGCCCCGCGTCCTGCGCGATGTGACGAACGTGGACCCCGGCGTGACGGTCCTCGGCCGGCGCCACCCGCTGCCGCTCATCCTCGCCCCCACCGGGTTCAGCCGCATCGCGGATTCGGAGGGCGAACTCGCCGTGGCCCGGGCCGCGGCGCGTGCGGGGATCACGTACAGCCTCTCGACGCTCGGCACCCGCTCGATCGAGGAGGTCGCCGCCGTCAGCTCCGGTCCCCGGTGGTTCCAGGTCTACGTGTGGAAGGACCGCGGCCTGGTCGCCGAACTCGTCGAGCGGGCGCGCGAGTCCGGCTACGAGGCGCTCCTGCTCACCGTCGACGTCGCGGTGCTCGGGCGGCGCGAGCGCGACGTCCGGCTCGGCTTCACGCTCCCGCCGCAACTCGGCCTCGACACCTTCATCGACGGGATCCGCAAACCCGGCTGGACGTGGGACTTCCTCACCTCCGAGCCGATCGTCTTTTCGAGCGCCGTGAGCCGGGACGCCGCGGGCGGGGCGAGGGGCGTCGACGCCATGGGTCTCGCGCAGTACGTGAACGAACAGTTCGACCCGAAGCTGGCCTGGGATGACGTGGAGTGGCTGCGCTCCATCTGGGACGGTCCGATCGTCATCAAGGGCATCCAGACCGTGGAAGATGCCGTCCTCGCGGCGGAAGCCGGCGCGGAGGGGATCGTGATCTCGAACCATGGCGGACGGCAGCTCGATGACGCGCCCCCGACGCTCGAGTTGCTGCAACCGGTCGCGGACGCCGTCGGGGACCGGCTCGATGTCCTCATCGATGGCGGAGTCCGCCGCGGCAGCGACATCGCGAAGGCCGTCGCGCTCGGGGCGAAAGCCTGCCTGGCGGGCCGCGCCTACTTCTACGCGCTCGGTGCCGGCGGCGAGCGCGGCGTGGACCTCGTCCTCAAGTGGTTCGACGAGGGATTCCGGCGCACGATGGCGCTTCTGGGCGCCCGCACGGTGTCCGAAATCAACCCCGAAACGGTGCGCTGGCGGGATCGGTGA